A part of Piliocolobus tephrosceles isolate RC106 unplaced genomic scaffold, ASM277652v3 unscaffolded_19, whole genome shotgun sequence genomic DNA contains:
- the LOC111541848 gene encoding histone H3.3-like, translating to MAPTKRTACKWTGKAARKQLAIKAAGKSTPSTGGVRKPHRYRPGTVALREIRHYQKSTELLIRKLRLPPLVREIAQDLKTELGFRSAAFRALQEASAAHLVGLFEDSNLCAIHAKRVTIMPKDIQLAGHINGKRA from the coding sequence ATGGCTCCTACAAAGCGGACTGCCTGCAAATGGACCGGTAAAGCAGCCAGGAAGCAGCTGGCTATAAAAGCCGCTGGCAAGAGTACACCCTCTACTGGAGGGGTGAGGAAACCTCATCGTTACAGGCCTGGTACTGTGGCACTCCGGGAAATCAGACATTACCAGAAGTCCACCGAACTTCTGATTCGCAAACTTCGCCTCCCGCCTCTGGTGCGAGAAATTGCTCAGGACTTGAAAACAGAACTAGGCTTCCGGAGTGCAGCTTTCCGTGCTTTGCAGGAGGCAAGTGCCGCCCATCTGGTTGGCCTTTTTGAAGACAGCAACCTGTGTGCTATCCATGCCAAACGTGTAACGATTATGCCAAAAGACATCCAGCTAGCAGGCCACATAAATGGAAAACGTGCCTAA